One Caenibius sp. WL genomic window, CCAACTGATCCGATGGGTCGGTCCGCACGATTTGCAGCCGCGATCAGGGCTTGGCGTCGCTCGTCGATAGCGCAGCGGGAAACGGCGCATGGCCACGCCTTCGTCCATGCAGAACGCGGGTGCAGCGGCAGAGTAGATGTACATTGGTACATCTACCAACCGAGCGGAAGTCTACTAAATGATTGGAAAAGTGGTGCCGCTTAGGTGACTCGAACACCTGGCCCCATCATTACGAATGATGTGCTCTACCAACTGAGCTAAAGCGGCACTGCGGGCAGCGCTCTATCGGCGTTCCGCGATGGGTGCAATCGCTTTTGTCGGAAATTATCCAGCGGGGCGCAAATTTCCCGCCCTCCCCCGGCCTAGCTCAGGAAAAGGCCGGATTACTTGGCCGCGAACAGCAGGTGGCCCACGCCCAACCGGTCCAGGACATCACCGATATCGCGGCGGCTGACGGCAAAGCAGCCCTGGCTGCGCCCGACTCTGCCCTGGCTTTCCACCACTTGCCCGCTGACGTAATCCGCGCCGTGAATCACGATCGCGCGATGGAGCGCATTGCTGTTCTCCGCATCCAGTCCATCCAGCCGCCGGGAATAACCGTGCTGCCCATAATAGGAAGGCCCCACCACATAAGCGCCATCCGACGACGCGTTCGAGCCGGGGCGGTTGGAAAACCGCTGCACCCAGCCGCTGTTGCCCGGGTCCGACCCGCTGCCATGGGCGACGAGATAGGAAATCAGCACTCTGCCATTGGTCACGCTGACAAGATGGAAACGCGCCTCACGCGAATGGGCCGAGAAATCGACCAGCCCGACCAGATCGCGGTTGGCGATTCGATAGGCATGGGTATCGAGCGCCATCAGGGCGCGCGGCAGCAGGTCCGGCCGTTCGGCGGCGCGGACCTGGGCAAAAGCACGGGGGGCGAACAGACTGGCCGTTCCCGCAACGGCCGCGCCGAGAAACAGGCGCCGATTACATTTCATGCGTCACGATCCCAGACGACTTCCGTGTGTACTGTAATGGCGGGGCCCCGCGCCGCGCAAGCCGCAAGTTCAACGACCGGACGCAGCGGCCGGATAATCGCAATCGGCCCTTGCCTGATCTCCCGCCAGACGTGATCATGCCCCCATGCCGAGCATCGCGACTCTGACTCTCAATCCGACGATCGACACCGCTTACGAAGTCGATCGCGTCTTTCCCACGCACAAGATGCGCACGATCAAGGAACAGTACGATCCGGGCGGCGGCGGCATCAATGTCGCGCGGGTTTTCAAACGGCTGGGGGGCGATGCGCATTGCTATTACCTGTCCGGAGGGGCGACCGGCGTGGCGCTGGATGGGCTGCTGGACCAGCACCAGCTGCCCCGGACGGCGATCGCCATCGCCGGGCCGACCCGCATCAGCGCCTCGCTCTATGATCGGGGAAGCGGGCAGGAATACCGCGTCGTTCCCGCGGGCCCCACTGTCGCACCCGCCGAATGGCAGGCCTGCCTCGACGTTCTGGCGACAGCCGCGTGCGATTATCTCGTTGTCAGCGGATCGCTGGCCCCCGGGATACCGGACGATTTCTATGCGCGCGTGGCCGCCACCGCCGCGGCGCGCGGGATCAAGGTGGTGCTCGACAGTTCCGGCGCGGGGCTGCGCGAAGGGCTGGCAAGCGGGCACATCCACCTGTTCAAGCCCAGCCTTGGCGAACTGCGCCAGTTGTCCGGCCTGCCGCTCGAAAGCGATGGCGAGATTGCGGCCGCCGCGCAGGCCGTGGTCGCCAGCGGGCAGACGGATCTCGTCGCCGTGACCATGGGGCACGAAGGGGCCCTGTTGGCCAGCAAGGACGGCTGCATCCGCCTTCCTGCTCTGCCGATCGAAGCCGTCAGCACCGTCGGCGCGGGCGACTGCTTCGTGGCGGGCATGGTCTTCGCCCTGGCCAGCGGCCAGACCCCGGCGGAAGCGTTCCGGTTCGGCATCGCCGCGGGATCGGCGGCGGTGCTGACGCCCGGAACCGATCTGGCCCATCCCGCCGATATCGAACGGCTGCTGCCGCAAGTCGGCCCCGTCTGACCGCTTCCCGCCGGGCGCCGCCTGTTCGCGCCGGATTTTCGCCATGGCGCCACAAACGGACGACCCCCTGCCGTATTGGCTGGTCTCTGCCCCGGGAATGCAGGAAAATCGCCCCCGGGAAAACAGGCAGAGGACGATCATGACCAGCCCCACGGGAAGCAAGCAGCACGGACTGTCGCATATCTGGCGCGAGTTCTGCGCCCAGCTGGCCGAAGCGGGCGAAGTGCTCGACCGGGCGGAAGCGCCGGACAGCGAATTCGATCAGGCCGAAGGATTGCGCTATCTCAGCCGCCTGACGCGCACCGCGCTCAACATGCTGGTGGATTCGGGCGATCCCGATTTTCCGCGGATTTTCCAGCTCACCGATGACAAGATCAAGATCGGGGCGGACAATCCCGACAATATCTATCAGCAGGCCGTCGTGCGCGGGGACCGGGATTATCGCATCTGGGGCAAGCGCGGCACCGTACCCTATCTCAGCATCGGATCGAAAGCGAACCGCTACGCCATCGACGGCACGATGACATCCACCGGCGAAATCGAATTCGCCGATGTGGCGCTGGATGCCGATGGCAATTTCGAAATCATCGTCAGCGCGAAGGAACAGCCGGGCAACTGGCTGCCGATGGCGCAAGACACCACCTTCCTGATTATCCGGCAGACGTTCGAGGACAAGGCGACCCAGATCCCGGCCGAATTCCATATCGAACGGATCGGCGACGGCCCCGCAGTCCCCGCGCTGCTGACCCCCACCGCGATCACGGATCAGTTGCGCGGTTCGGCCGCCTGGGTGCGCGGCACCGCCAACACGTTCGCGGACTGGTCCGAATGGTTCAAAAGCCAGCCCAACCGGATTTATGATGGCGATCAATCGGTGTTCTATCGCGGCGGCGGCGATCCCAAGATCTGGTATGGCCATATCTATTTCGATCTGGCGCCGGATGAAGCACTGGTGCTCGAAGTTCAGCCCCCCGCAAACTGCCGCATGTGGAATTTCCAGATCGACAACTGGTGGATGGAATCGCTCGATCACGTGCATCAGAAAGTCTGGCTGAACAACGCACAGGCCCGTTACGAGGCGGATGGCCGCGTGGTGCTGGTCTGCGCGGACCGCGATCCGGGCTTCGGCAACTGGATCGATCTGGCAGGCCATCGCAAGGGCACCGGCCTGTGGCGCTGGATCGAGGCGGATGCCCATCCCGTTCCCGAGTGCCGCATTATCAAGCTGTGATCGCGGGCCGGGGGCGGGCCATGCAACACAACGCTTGCCATGATCCCGGCCGAGGACTTATTTTGCGCGCCATGGCAAACAGCGATCTGGCAGAGTTCGGCTGGAACATCGTCGGCAGGCTCAGCGCTGGCGAGACCGAGGTCGTGCTCGCCGATCACCCTGCCGCCGACTGGATCGACCGCACCCATCTGCGCGACCGCCCGGCGCTCAGCCTGCTGCTATCCCCGCAAAGCAATCCTTCGCGCGGGTGCTTTCTCGGCAACAACAACACCGAATGGCAGGTCTCGATGGGCAACATCGTGCTGATCCCCCCGGGGATGCCGATCAGGGTCCGCGCCGATTCGGTGCCGCCGCGCCGCCTGCTGAACTGCACTCTGCCCCTGCGCGGCGATATGGGGGGCATCGACGCGCTGGCCCGCCTGGAACAGTGCATGAATGTGCGCAACGGCGCGGTGCGCACCGCTTTGCAACGCATTGTCTCCGAACTGGAAGCGCCCGGCTTCGCTTCAAACGCGATCATCGAAGGCCTGGGCATCTATCTGTCCGGCGAACTCGCCAGCCTTCTCGCCGAAGACAGCAAGGCGGCGCGTTCAGGCGGCCTTGCCCCGTGGCAATTGCGCCGGATCGACGAGCATCTGCAAGACGGCAACTGGGACTGCCGCATCAGCGATCTTGCCACCTTGTGCGGCATCAGCGCCCGCCATCTGATGCGCGCTTTCCGCCAGAGCACCGGGCGTTCGCTGGCCGACTATATCGCCGCCGTGCGGGCCGATCATGCCCGCGCCCTGCTGCTGGACGAGACATTGTCCATTTCCGAAATCGCCCAGAGGCTGCGCTTTTCGCGGCCTGCCGGGTTCACCACCGCTTTCCGCCGGCTCACCGGGCTGACGCCCAGCGCCTACCGCCAGTTCCAGCGCGCGCGCCACTGATCCGGCGTTTCGTCACACCCGGCACGCCCTTCGCCGCAAACCGCGAAACCCGAAAGCCGTCCGCGCGTTGATCGCATGCCCCGAGTGGGCGCCGAACCGACCTTGCAAACGGAACGCGATCCATGGAGCAAGAGTGCGACAGGCTGCGCGCCAGGCAGCACGCATATCAGCGGCAGATGTTGCGGCAGGCCCTGCAACAGATGCACGAGCACGCTCTCCCCGCGCGCCAGCAGCAAATGCCCCAGCTGGATGAAACGAACGCGCTTTGGCGCGTCCGCCAGCAACAGCAGCGTCAGCAGCAAGGATGAAACGCCCGAACGGTGGAGCTGACAATCGGCTGGTTTGTTCGAAAGTCTGGAGGCCCGAGCCGGAATCGAACCGGCGTATACGGATTTGCAGTCCGCTGCGTCACCACTCCGCCATCGGGCCTCAGGCGCAGAATTGCGTGGGAAGCGGGCCACTAGCCCAAGGCGGGCGGCAGTGCAATCCGCTTTGACGCAATTGTTGGGGGCGCACGCAAAAAACTGCGTGCGCCCGCCGTGTCATGCCGCCGTGGTGTTGACCCCCATCGACTGGAGGTAGCGCTTCACGTTGCGCGCCGCCTGGCGCAGACGCTGCTCGTTCTCGACCATGGCGATACGGACATAGCCTTCGCCATCTTCGCCATAGCCCACGCCCGGCGCCACAGCGACTTCGGCATGAGTGAGCAACTGCTTCGAGAATTCGAGGCTGCCCATATGCTTCAACGCCGGAGGCAGCGGCGCCCAGGCGAACATCGAAGCCTTGGGCGGCGGGATATCCCAACCGGCCCGGCCGAACGCTTCCACCATCACATCGCGGCGCTTCTGATAGAGCGTGCGGTTTTTCTCGACGATATCCTGCGGGCCGTTGAGCGCGGCGCACGCCGCCGCCTGAATCGGGGTGAACGCGCCGTAATCGAGATAGGACTTCACCCGCTTGAGCGCGGCAATCAGCTTGGCATTGCCGACCGCGAAGCCGACGCGCCAACCCGCCATCGAGAATGTCTTCGACATGGAGGTGAATTCCACCGCCACATCCTTCGCCCCCGGCACTTCGAGGATCGAGCGGGTCGGATTGCCGTCGAAATAGAGTTCGGAATAGGCGAGATCGGACAGGACCCAGACCTTGTTTTCCTTCGCCCAGGCCACCAGCCGTTCGTAGAAGGCCAGGTCCACCGTTTCCGCCGTGGGGTTCGACGGGTAATTGACGATCAGCACCGAAGGGCGCGGCACTGTGAAGGCCATCGCGCGTTCGAGCGATTCCCAATAGCGTTCATCAGGCGTGGTCGGCACCGAACGGATCGTCGCCCCGGCGATGATGAAGCCGAACGTGTGGATCGGATAGCTGGGATTGGGCGCCAGAACCACATCGCCGGGCGCGGTGATCGCGGTGGCAAGGCTGGCCAGCCCTTCTTTCGAGCCCATCGTCATCACGACTTCGGTTTCCGGGTCCAGATCGACGCCGAAGCGGCGACCATAGTAATTGGCCTGCGCGCGGCGGATGCCGGGAATGCCCGAGGATGCGGAATAACCGTGCGCATCGGGCTTCTGGGCCACTTCACACAGCTTGTCGATCACGTGCTGCGGCGGCGGCAGATCGGGGTTGCCCATGCCAAGGTCGATGATGTCGCGTCCCGCCTGCCGCGCTGCCGCTCGCATCGCGTTTACTTCGGCGATGACATAGGGGGGCAGGCGCTTGATGCGGTAAAACTCGTCTTCCATGACCTTAAGATTTCCGTTTTCGCCGGCGGGATTGCCGGGCTTCCATGACTCTAGGCGATAAACTCCACCACGCAAATGGCGTTTCGCCTTGCATCATGGCCGATCCCCCTGCCACATGTCGCCTTGGGCTGCATGAAAATTCGTGCATGGCGGGAGGAGGATTTGATGAGCGAAGACCAATCACCCGACTTCGGCACTCTGATCAGCCAGTTGGTCGCCCTTCAAGGCAACGCGGCGCAGCAGTGGTTCCAGCAGATGCTGCCGCAGACCGCGCACAAGTTTTCCGATCCGGGCGCGATGGCCGAATGGATGGGTGTCGCGCACCGGCTGCAAACCATGTGGCTGGCATTCCAGAGTGAGCGCGCCGGGGCGGCGATGCCCACCAATCCCTTCACCGATCCGGGCAAATGGCTGGAACTGGCCACGCGCTTCGTCCAGCAGTCGCCCCTGGCCGATCCGCAGCGCCAGCAGAAGCTGTGGGCCGACAGCATGACTCTGTGGGACAGCGTGCTCGGCCAGTATGGCCTTGGCCGCGGGGCCGCTGACGAAGACAGGCCGAACGAACCGAAACTGCCGCGCCAGGACAAGCGCTTCGCCGATCCCAAATGGCGCGAGCAGCCGTTCTTCGCCGTCGTCCATCAGACTTACCTGATGATCGCCGAACAGCTCGAAGCGATGGTCGAATCGTTCGAGGGGTTGAGCGAGGATCGGCGCGACCAGATGCGGTTCGTCACCCGCGTGCTGATCGAAGCGCTGAGCCCGGCCAATTTCCCGCTCACCAATCCCGCCGTGGTCGACCGCACGCTGGAAACCAAGGGCGAGAATCTGGTCAAGGGAATGGAGCACCTGCTGGCCGATCTCAAACGCGGCCAATTGACTCACACCTCGCCCACCGCGTTCAAGCTGGGCGAGAATATTGCGGTGACGCCGGGGGATGTCGTCTATCAGACCCCGCTGTTCCAGTTGATCCAGTACAAGCCGACAACGCCCAAAGTGCTGGAAACGCCGCTGGTGATCTTCCCGCCGTGGATCAACCGCTATTATATCCTCGATCTCAATCCGAAGAAGAGCTTCATCCGCTGGGCCGTGGAACAGGGGCTGACGGTGTTTGTCGTCTCGTGGAAATCGGCCGATGCCTCGATGGGCGATCTGACGCAGGACGATTATATCCGGGCCCAGATCGAAGCGATCGACGCGGTGCGCGAACGGCTGAAAGTCCCCGCCGCCCACACGCTCGGCTATTGCGTGGCGGGCACCACGCTGGCCGCGACGCTGGCCGTGCTGGCGCGCCGGGGCGAAGCGGAAAAGGTCGCCAGCACGACGTTCTTCACCGCGCAGGTCGATTTCGAGCGCGCGGGCGATCTCAAGATTTTCATCGACGACCTGCCGCTCAAGCTGGTCGATGAACTGAGCGAGGACGGCTATCTCGACGGGCGCTATCTCGCCGCCACGTTCAATCTGCTGCGGGGGCGCGAACTGATCTGGAACTACGTCATCAACAACTACCTGATGGGGGAAGACTATCCGGCGTTCGATCTGCTTCACTGGAACAGCGACACCACCAATCTCCCGGCGCTCTGGCACAAGGCCTATCTGCGCGACCTTTATCGCGACAACAAACTGGTGGTGCCCGATGCCCTCAGCGCGGACGGCACGCCTATCGATCTCACCCGCATCCAGACGCCGGCCTATATCCAGGCCGGGCGCGAAGATCACATTTCCCCGCCTGAAAGCGTGTTCCGCATCACCCGGCACCTGCGCGGCCCGATGCGCTTCGTGCTGGCCGGTTCGGGGCATATCGCGGGCGTGGTCAATCCTCCCGATGCGCGGAAGTACCAGTACTGGATCAACGAAGACCCGGCCGGTTCGCTGGAGGAATTCACCGCAGGGGCGACGGAGCATCCGGGAAGCTGGTGGCCCGACTGGATCGAGTGGATTCGCACGCATGGCGACAAAACGGTGGCCGCGCGCGGCAAGCGGAAACCGGGCGGAAAGAACGATTCCGTCATAGAACCGGCCCCGGGGCAGTACGTCAAGACCCGCTGAGGATCGATTTAAAGATAGGATTACTCTTTTCCCGCAGTGATTTAGACAGAGTTCCCCTCCTCCTCGGCACTGGCCCTCAAGCCGCGCTCCGCGAGCTATTGTGCAGTGCACAAAAAATACTTGACTTCGCATGTGCGATGTCTATTTTGTGCACTGCAACATGAGCCCGATCGGGGCCAAGTTCGAGGAGCGAGCATGTCCAACGACAGCCAGATCAAGGCCATCGAAACGGCCGAAAAAGCCAAAGCCCCCGAAGCTGCGGCTGTGAAGATTGCCGAAACGCCGAAGCCTGTTGTGGCTGACGTCAAGGTTCCCGCCCAGCCCGTTGCGGCGGCCAAGCCCGCAGCACAGCCTGCACCCGTGAAGGCCCCGGCCGCACCGGCCGCCGCCGTGTCGGCAAAGCCTGCTGCACCGGCGAAGAAGGCCGTGGGACGCAAGGCTGGCAAGAAGCCTGCCGTAGCGGCCAAGCCCGCCCCGGCGAAGAAGGCCGCTGCCAAGAAGGCTGCGCCCGTGCGCAAGGCCAAGACTGTCAAAACTGCCGTAAATGCTCTGACCATTCCCCAAATCAAGGAAAAGATCATGTCCAAAGCCACCACGCAGAAAGATCTTTCGAAGCTGCTCGACAACGCTGTGAGCACCGTAAAGACCCAGGCCAAGGCCGCTTATGCCAAGGGCAGCGCAGTTGCCGGTGAAGTCGGCGAACTGTCCAAGGGCAACATCGAAGCCGTTGTTGAATCGGGCAAGATTCTCGCCAACGGCGTGAAGGCGATCAGCGCCGACTACGTCGCTGAAACGAAGAGCGCTTATGAAACCGCCACCGGCGATTTCAAGAAGCTGGCCGCTGTCAAGTCGCCGACCGAGCTGTTCCAGCTCCAGGGCGAACTTATGCGCCGCAACTTCGACGCCGCCGTTGCGTTCGGTTCGAAGGAAACCGAAAAGCTCGTCAAGCTGAGCAACGACACGTTCGCGCCGATTTCGAACCGCGTCAGCCTGATTGTCGACAAGGTTTCGAAGGCCGTCTGAACCTTCATATCTTAGCGCCGGGTGCCTCCTACCCCCGGCGCGACACCAGCAGGCCGGGCAGTGCGAACTGTCCGGTCTGTTTCGTTTGCGGGCCCGGTTTTCCTGCCCGTTTGCCGGGTCGGCCCGCCGGCAGCCCGGCGCGGTTGCGCTTTTTGGGGTTTGCGGCCTTGCAGCCGACCGCTTCGATACGATATTCTCCCCCTATGACGACAGAACTGGACATGCACACGGCCGTTCGCGACCAGCGCCCCCGCGCTGGCGACAAGGACGATTCGCGCGAAGGCGATGGCCAGGTCGGTATCGCCACCAAGACCCGCGCGAAGCCGAAGAAGCCGAGCCAGTTCAAAGTCCTGATGCTGAACGACGATTACACGCCGATGGAATTCGTCGTCATGGTGCTGAAACGCTTCTTCCATATGGATCTGGAACAGGCGACCCGGGTGATGCTCCACGTTCATCAGAAAGGCGTCGGGGTGTGCGGCATCTTTCCCTACGAGATCGCCGAAACCAAAGTGAATCAGGTGATGGATTTCGCGCGCCAGAACCAGCACCCGCTGCAATGCACGCTGGAAAAGGCCTGACCGCCGCCCGCCCTGCCCCCAGCCGTTTGCCGCATTGAGCGCCCGGCGCGTACCGGCGCGCGCAAAACATGCATGACCTCGGCGGCAAGCCACGCTATAGCCGGGGCAGACCTCTCGTTCCGCGCGCAATCACGGCCAACCGCTTGAAATTTCTGACAGCCATAGACCGCTACATTCTCAAGGCGACGCTGCTGCCGATGATCGCGGTCTTCATCATCGCGGCTTCGCTGCTCGTGCTCGACAAGATGCTGCGGCTGTTCGACTTCGTCGCCGTGGAAGGCGGGCCGGTCGGCGTGGTTTTCAAGATGCTGGCCAATCTCCTGCCCGAATACGCCAGTCTGGCAATCCCGCTGGGCCTGATGCTCGGCATCCTGCTCGCCTTTCGCAAGCTCGCCACCAGCAGCGAACTGGATGTGTTGCGCGCGGTCGGGCTCGGCTACAATCGCCTGTTGCGCGTGCCTTATATGCTGACGATCCTGCTCGCGATCGTGAATCTGCTGATCGTCGGCTATCTGCAACCGCTGTCGCGCTACTACTATGAACAGATGCAGTTCCAGTTGCGCTCGGGCGCCCTGGGGGCCTCGATCAAAGTGGGCGAATTCAATACCTTGAAAGACCGCATGGCCCTACGGGTGGAGCGGAGCGAGGACGGCGGCACGAAATTGATCGGGGTCTTCGCCCGGATCGCCAATGCGAAAGGGCAGGTCCTTTCCATTTCCGCGCGCGAAGGCCGGTTTCTCGCCACGGCGGACAGCCGGGATACGATCATCCTGCGGCTGGTGGATGGCACGCTGATTCAGGACACCGGCAAAGCCTCGCCCCGCGTGCTCAGCTTCACTGTGCACGATCTGCCGATCGATCTGCCCAAGATCGAGGAATTCCGCCAGCGCGGGCAGAAAGAGCGCGAATATGTCCTGCCCGAACTGCTCAAGATCGGCTGGAACAAGGAATTGCCCCACGACAAGCGATTGCAAAGCTTGTCCAATCTCAACTACCGCCTGGTCGAAGTGGTGATGATGCTGTTGCTGCCGCTGCTCGCGGTGGCGCTCGCCGTTCCGCCCAAACGCTCGACCTCCTCGCTCGGCGTCTTCGTCTCGATCGTGCTGGTCGTCGCCTATCACAAAGTGAACGAATACGGCGCCGACGTCGCCAGCCTCGGCATGATCCATCCCTTCATTGCGCTGTGGGGGCCGTTCTTCCTGTTCGCCGCGCTGATCGTGTGGATGTATTATCGCGTGGCGTTCGTGCCCGGCGGGCAAGCCATCGGGGCCCTCGAATCGGTCTATGCCAAGGTTATCCGTTACCTGAAACGCTTCTCGCCGCAACAGCGGCGACTGGAAGCCGTGAAAGCCAGACATGCGGCTTGATTTCTTCCCCTCGCGCACGCTCACGCTCTATCTCGCGCGGACGTTCATCACCCGTATCCTCGCGGTGCTGGTGATGCTGGTGCTGGTGCTCCAAATGCTCGACCTGCTGAGCGAAAGCGGCGACATCCTGGCCTATCCGGGCAATGGCGAAGCGCAGCTGTGGGCCTATGTCGGCCTGCGCGTCCCCCAGTTGATCGCGCGCTTCCTGCCTTATTCGGTGCTGCTGGCGACAATCATCACGCTCGCCACGCTGAACCAGAACAGCGAAGTGATCTCGATGAAAGCGGCAGGCATGTCCGCCCATCAGATCCTGGCTCCGCTAATGCTGACGGCGGCGATCGTGTCCGCGTTCAGCTTCGCGTTCAACGAACGCGTGGTCACCCGCGCCACCGCCACGCTGAACGTCTGGGAAAAGCAGAAATACGGGCCAATGCCCAAGGAATCCAATGTCCGGGCCAACGTCTATCTGGCCGATGGCGACAACATTCTCGCCATCGGCCAGCTTGCCGGCCGGGGCGCGGACATGCGGATGACGGATGTCACCTGGTATCGCCGCAACGCGCAGGGCATCGTCCTTCAGCAAGTGCGTGCGCCCTCCGCCACCTATGGCGCATCCGGCTGGCGTCTGGCCGATCCGATTTCGTTCGATGTCCAGTCGGCCGTCCAGAAGCCGGTCGCGCCGCTTACCGTCGCCCCCCAACTCACCCCGCAGCGCATATCGCTGACCGGTGTCGATGCCGATGGGGAAAGCGTGATCGAACTGCGCCAGTCGATCGACCGGCTGAAAGCCGCCGGGCGCCATACCGGCGAACTGGAAGCTTCGTGGTGGCACAAGTTTTCCGGGCCGCTGTCCGCTTTCCTCATGCCTCTGCTGGGCGCAGTGGCGGCGTTCGGCCTTGCCCGTTCAGGCCAGCTTTTCGTGCGCGCGGTGATCGGCATGGCGCTGGGCTTTGCCTATTTCGTGGTAGACAACGCGGCCATCGCCATGGGCAATTTCGGCGGTTATCCGCCGCTTCTGGCCGCGTGGGGGCCGTTTTTCCTGTTCCTTCTGGTCGGTGAAACGGTGCTGATGCGGACGGAGGAGTAAGCGTATTCACCGCTGCTCTCCAGCCTGTTAGAATAGCTGGCCTTGCTTCATAACGAGGAGAAGCGGAATGAAGACCCTGGCCAAGACAGCCCTGATCACGATGGGCATCGCCGCGCTGGCCGCCTGCGGCGAGAAAGCGGAAAATCAGGAAGCGACCGAGAATCCGAGCGCGACCGAAGCGGCGCTCCCCGCCCCTGAAACACCCCCGCAGCCAGCGGACGAATGGGTGACCAAGCCCGATACGGGCGTCGATGTCACGCTGCCCGAAACGCCGATGACCACCGAAACGGCCACCCCCACGCCCGGCAACGAACAGCCCAAGGCGCCCGAAGCGGGCCAGTAAACAGGATTCCATGGGCCGGGGCGGCGCGCATTGCCCGCTCCGGCATCCTGGACGGAAGCCGCCGGTTCAGACCCGGCGCATGGTGTTGCGAGCCAGACGGCCGACCAGCATGAACAGGCCGGGATAGCTGGCCTTGTCATAGGTCGATTGTCCGCCCAGTTGCGCCCGCAGGCGGCGATGCGCTTCGCCCAGCGCATGATAGGGCAGGCTCGGCAGCAGGTGATGCAGGGCGTGATAGCGCAGCCCCACGGGCGCCCAGAGCGGCGCCATGAACGCGGGCGGCGGTACATTGACCGAATCGAGATATTGCGCCGTCACCGTCATCGCATCGCCTTCGTTTTCCCACAGATGCGCCACCAGAGTGCGCAACTGGTTGAGCAGCGCGGTGCCCGACATGATCACCAGCGCGATCAGCAGCGGCCGCCAGCCGAGGAAATGGATGCTCGCCAGCAGAGTGATCGCCCACAGGCTGCCGCCCAGTTCCTGCCAGAACACCATGCGCTTGAAGGCCCCTTCGGGCGGGCGGCGGCGGAAATCGGGATTGATGGAAAGCGCGGAGAAACGTTGCCAGACATATGTCCGCAAGGGCGGGATCACCGCGCCGAGCGGAACCAGCACGGCAAAGCGGAACAGCAGCGCGAAAGGCGCCAGCACAGCGATCAGCAGGAACACCGGCAAGGACCACGGCTTCATCAGGGCCAGAGGCAGATATTCGGGATCGTCCGCCGTGCCGTAGCGCGTGCGGGCATGGTGCAGCGTGTGCACCCCTTCATACATGAAGGACGGGGTCAGCAGCGGAATGCCGACCAGAATATTCCACCCGGTGCGGAAGCCCGGCAGGGCGTTCTTGTGGATATGGGTCAATTCATGAATGAACAGCAACGCCCGATAGAGCGCAACCGCGGCGACCACCCCCGCCAGCACGGACACAACCGGGCTCCGCGCCAGAATGGCAACGGCAATGCAGCCATAGCCCACCAGCGCCGAAATCAGCATGTCGGGCCAGTAGATACCCGGCCGGGCCGCCGAAATATCGCGCGTCAGATCGACCGCCGCGCGCAACATGTCCATGTCATCCGGAATCGCGGCATGCCAGCCGCGCGCGGCGGGCTGGGGCGAACCGGGAATGTCGATGGTTTCGTGGGCAGTCATGCAATCGTTCCGCAATGGCCGATAGGGGCCGTTTCCCTGCGTTCCTGCCTTTAAATCGTGGCAGCAACATGTCCATGCCCGCAAGCGCATCGCGCGGAAAAGCGATATCCGGCCTTCCCGCATCGGGCGATGGCGCCGCAAGACGCATAACGAGCGGCGCGATACCGGATCGCGCCGCCCATCCTAGATGGGGACGA contains:
- the lptG gene encoding LPS export ABC transporter permease LptG; this translates as MRLDFFPSRTLTLYLARTFITRILAVLVMLVLVLQMLDLLSESGDILAYPGNGEAQLWAYVGLRVPQLIARFLPYSVLLATIITLATLNQNSEVISMKAAGMSAHQILAPLMLTAAIVSAFSFAFNERVVTRATATLNVWEKQKYGPMPKESNVRANVYLADGDNILAIGQLAGRGADMRMTDVTWYRRNAQGIVLQQVRAPSATYGASGWRLADPISFDVQSAVQKPVAPLTVAPQLTPQRISLTGVDADGESVIELRQSIDRLKAAGRHTGELEASWWHKFSGPLSAFLMPLLGAVAAFGLARSGQLFVRAVIGMALGFAYFVVDNAAIAMGNFGGYPPLLAAWGPFFLFLLVGETVLMRTEE
- a CDS encoding phasin family protein, translated to MSNDSQIKAIETAEKAKAPEAAAVKIAETPKPVVADVKVPAQPVAAAKPAAQPAPVKAPAAPAAAVSAKPAAPAKKAVGRKAGKKPAVAAKPAPAKKAAAKKAAPVRKAKTVKTAVNALTIPQIKEKIMSKATTQKDLSKLLDNAVSTVKTQAKAAYAKGSAVAGEVGELSKGNIEAVVESGKILANGVKAISADYVAETKSAYETATGDFKKLAAVKSPTELFQLQGELMRRNFDAAVAFGSKETEKLVKLSNDTFAPISNRVSLIVDKVSKAV
- the clpS gene encoding ATP-dependent Clp protease adapter ClpS, coding for MHTAVRDQRPRAGDKDDSREGDGQVGIATKTRAKPKKPSQFKVLMLNDDYTPMEFVVMVLKRFFHMDLEQATRVMLHVHQKGVGVCGIFPYEIAETKVNQVMDFARQNQHPLQCTLEKA
- a CDS encoding LptF/LptG family permease, coding for MKFLTAIDRYILKATLLPMIAVFIIAASLLVLDKMLRLFDFVAVEGGPVGVVFKMLANLLPEYASLAIPLGLMLGILLAFRKLATSSELDVLRAVGLGYNRLLRVPYMLTILLAIVNLLIVGYLQPLSRYYYEQMQFQLRSGALGASIKVGEFNTLKDRMALRVERSEDGGTKLIGVFARIANAKGQVLSISAREGRFLATADSRDTIILRLVDGTLIQDTGKASPRVLSFTVHDLPIDLPKIEEFRQRGQKEREYVLPELLKIGWNKELPHDKRLQSLSNLNYRLVEVVMMLLLPLLAVALAVPPKRSTSSLGVFVSIVLVVAYHKVNEYGADVASLGMIHPFIALWGPFFLFAALIVWMYYRVAFVPGGQAIGALESVYAKVIRYLKRFSPQQRRLEAVKARHAA
- the phaC gene encoding class I poly(R)-hydroxyalkanoic acid synthase, with the translated sequence MSEDQSPDFGTLISQLVALQGNAAQQWFQQMLPQTAHKFSDPGAMAEWMGVAHRLQTMWLAFQSERAGAAMPTNPFTDPGKWLELATRFVQQSPLADPQRQQKLWADSMTLWDSVLGQYGLGRGAADEDRPNEPKLPRQDKRFADPKWREQPFFAVVHQTYLMIAEQLEAMVESFEGLSEDRRDQMRFVTRVLIEALSPANFPLTNPAVVDRTLETKGENLVKGMEHLLADLKRGQLTHTSPTAFKLGENIAVTPGDVVYQTPLFQLIQYKPTTPKVLETPLVIFPPWINRYYILDLNPKKSFIRWAVEQGLTVFVVSWKSADASMGDLTQDDYIRAQIEAIDAVRERLKVPAAHTLGYCVAGTTLAATLAVLARRGEAEKVASTTFFTAQVDFERAGDLKIFIDDLPLKLVDELSEDGYLDGRYLAATFNLLRGRELIWNYVINNYLMGEDYPAFDLLHWNSDTTNLPALWHKAYLRDLYRDNKLVVPDALSADGTPIDLTRIQTPAYIQAGREDHISPPESVFRITRHLRGPMRFVLAGSGHIAGVVNPPDARKYQYWINEDPAGSLEEFTAGATEHPGSWWPDWIEWIRTHGDKTVAARGKRKPGGKNDSVIEPAPGQYVKTR